tatatatgtatatatgtgtgtgtgtgtgtatatatacacataatatatattctgcatatGGAAATCCAGTTTCTTCAGCATGATTTATTGAAGAGGGTatattttccccagtgtatgttcttggtgttTTTATAAAAAGTCAGGTGACCTCAGATCAGACCCAACTACATCATACCTCCTTTCCAAATGTGCAAGAAACCTACTAGAAATTCTTATTGTTGGAGTTTCAGATTTATGTCATGGTTTATATTGCCATATTCACTTTTGGAGGTGAGTACATTTCGATCTTGGTCCAGCTGCGCAGAGAGTCAAAGTAGGAAAAGCACAGATTCTTCCCACCAGTCTACAGCCTACAGAGTGGCATTCAGTGCAATGGGATGGAACATGCTGTGTCTCTATTCCATGTGGGGGTAAAGTGGGTGACCTCAAATTTCCTGTGTCTGCCTACATGATGCGAAGTTCACAGTTCAGAAGTTTAGGGACACACTTCATATCATCCCATCTGTTCTGGTTCAGTGCATAAGAATCCAAGTCTCTAAGGAAGGTAGCATAGTGTGCAGTTCACTGGACCAAAAGCTTTGGCTGCACCTCTTCTGGAAAGCCTGGCCATGGGGCTCTTCATGATCATTGTAATTCTGCTGTTCCAGAAACCCACAGGTAAACCAAACCAGATGCTCACTCGAATCAACAGTGGGATGGAGTATTTTCAAGAGCCAAAGGGAACTTCATAATCCACACTAAAGGGAAATAGAGCCCTCAAAGATGGCTAAAGTTTATCCAACATCATCAGAAATTTCCTCTTTCTGGAGCCTTATTCCATGGTaccagccttaaaaaggaatactCACAGAGCTAGAAAGAGGTCATAATTGCTTCTGGGAAAGATGTGTTGTTATAGAAAGGAATGATCCCAATATCTAGGGATACCTTTATGTCTTTGGATATGGTTTTTACTCTGATGCTCAGCTATATTTCCTTTTactcaaatatatatgtgtgtgtgtgtgtgtgtgtgtgtgtgtgtgcattctcTATTATACTGCAGTGTGTGAATGGAGGAAGAAGCAAATTTTGGAATTAGGTTTAAGAAACATGTCTTCAATATCTACTAGTTTGTCAACTTTGAGTAAGTAGTGAAGACTGtaggagcctcagtttcctcatttatggAGATAATGACACCTGGTTAACAGGGGTTTTATTAAATGATATAACCCATGTGAAACTTGGCACATATTAAGAACTTAAAAATTAgagtttcctttcctctttcaaaACCAGATCTCTTACATGTGTCCCTTATTATAAGAACAGCAATGGCCTATTCCTGGCCCTCTACATTCCTAAGACCCAATAGTTCACTACCTTACTGGATAACATGAAAGTCATTCTTGACCCTGATAGTGGGTTTGAACTCAGGAGAATAGTTTGACTCAGACATAAACACATAGTAACAATATGTTGTTCTCTGGGCATCAGAGGAGATACAGTAGTAAGTAGTGCCCTGGGAGCATTCAGGATGGAGGCAGATTTGCTGAGGTTCCTATGTAGAGCATAGTTCTATAGCCTAGAATCAAGGGTTCAGCTCCTTTATTTTCTCAGACAAGATCTTATGTTCTTGGCGGAGTCTATCAGATGTTAAAGGGAGGCCTAAAACCTCACAGGACCTAAATACAAGTGATCCAGTTAAATACAAACACTGAGGTTGACCTTGTTGGAAAATCCTCTTTGGAATATATGAGGGTCTGCCTTGTGGATACCCCATACCCCTAATTCCTACAAACCTTCTCTATCTTCCCCAAAATCAACGTGCCTTCAGTCTCAAACACTGATATTGTCCTATTGCTCCTTTCTGTGTATAGTAACTGAACAACTTAAGACGTGCTGGGATAACTATGTACAAGGACATTGCAGGAAAATCTGCAGAGTAAATGCACTATGTGAAAATGGGAGATATTGTTGTCTCAATATCAAGGAACTGGAAGCatgtaaaaaaattacaaactcaCCTCATCCAAAGCCAGCAACACTAGCACTGACTCTTCCTCAAGACTATGTTACAATAACAGAAAAATTCCCAATCTTGAAGACATAAATCAAATACAATTTCCTGTTCACTTGCTTCTCAACCTAGCCTAATAAACTAAGGTGATGAGATCTAcatcttcttccttctgctttctttatCCTTAAAATGACCTTCGAGCATATTCTAATAAAGTGCATTGCcagttttctgtctcattttgttCTTTAACCAGGGATTGAACACTCATTATATACTAGGTAAAGAATTGGTAAGAACTCAGAACCTCTCCTTGAAAAGGGGATATGACAAGTGCACTAAAAAAAATCCTATAGTCTGCAAGTCTGGAATAAGAAACTCAGAAACATTGACATGTAATTTAGGAGAGGGAAAGGTGAAGCAAATATTCAGGGGAAATACATGAGTACGTTTAGGAATAAAGCAGTGTCTTGTAATAATAAGTAGGATTTCAATGGATTAGGTTTGGTAGGAAAGGCAATTTGAGTGAACAGAATGGCATCAACTAATGGAAGGAAACTGGAAAAGACAGAACATTTCAGGAAACTATACATGCACTTTGTTTGGATGAAGAACAGAGCACTCAAATTTGAACTATGGGGGAAGCCTGATTTCCTAAGCTACTGTGTACCAGCAGTGAACTGGGAAGATAGAGATAAACAAAATTCCACTGTTGTGGAGCTCAGCAGTGGAGCTCACCACTTCCTGATAAAGTGGAGGAAGACCTAAGTAAATAACTCCAACACAAATGTTTTTCGgtttttcctttgttgttgttgttaatgtgttcatcttttttgttattgGGGCCGTTTGGAGTTTAGGGGAAATGTAAAAGATCTAGGAATTGGTCCAAATTGTAGTGCTTTTGTTGTCTTGATATGCAAGAAGAATAATCCATGTACCTACTCTGCTGAATTCTTAAAGATGTATCTTCTGAATACCATTAACATGGAAAGTTTCTTCTTCAACTACATTTCACAgtcattttctagttttgtttcttATATCGTTTCACCATAACAATTACAAGCATTTTAAAGATTTAGTTCATCCACTGTAACATTTACCACTAATGTGTGGCATGTGTTCTCTTAATATCTCTCTTTCTGGTGTTCTAGGGCTGGGATAGGGAGTATGTAAGACAAGCCTAGAATATCTCATGGTGCCAGAAAGTAAGCAATTGCTTAAAAATCAAAGGATAGGGTCATATTAAAGGGACACAGGAGTCAGTCTAAAAGAGCTTCAAATGACCAAAGCTGCAACAAtttgagtaataaaataaataagatagcaTTAGATTATAATAcaacatataataaatatctatGAGTCTATGATgatatgaataaataattgaataaattagCAAATTGGTGAGAACAGATGTGCCATACAGAATAATTCCCAATAATTCATACAGATATTCCCTGCTTAAGGAGGTGGAGCTTGACCTCCCTCTCCCTTGAGCATAGGCTGTGTTTAGTGACTTGTTTCCAAAGAGAAGTGTGTGGAAaggagttaaaaaataatttcacatggATAAACCTGATAAGGTCATGTTTCAGATTTTATGGAGAAATCTGTGATATGGTATGATGAGAATGGCacttcacttctgttttcttcctcccaAAACCCTGCAACCCaagacaaacaataaaaaacatcAGATAAACTCAAATTCAGTGGCATTCTAAACAATATTTGACGAGTATTTCTCAAAACTGTCAAATttatcaaaaaggaagaaattctgaGCCACAGTCAAAGATCAGAGAAGGCTAAAGAGGCAGGACAACTGAAggtaatgtggtatcctggatggaCTCTTGGAACAGGAAAAGAACATTAAGGAAAAACTAGTggtgataatagtaataataataagtgtaGAGTCATTTAGTAGCAATGTATTTAGCTGTGATGGTTGCATTGTGGtaatataagatgttaacaatagCAGAAACTGGGTGAATATTTAGGAGctctctgtattatctttgcaacatttctataaatctaaaactattctaaaactgaaaatgtatttaaattttggaaaactaACCACAAAATCAATTTGGcacattccttttcttcttatttatgaAAGAGCTTCTCAGTTCTAcattgaatgtttggtagaatctAATGGTAAAGTCAACTGGAACGGAACTCTTTACAGGAAGTATTGTTAGAGATTAAATTTATTGCAGGTTAAAAGGCAATTCAGTTTTCTTTGTCTTCTAGTCAACTGTTGTATTTTGGCATGTATACTTTTCccattttctaagatttttatgcTTGCTATCCTAAAATActttgtaatgtcttctttttcttattaatgccTGTAAGATATGTAATgacatctttttcatttctgacatctattatttgtgtattttctcttttttcttgataaGTCTCACATTCACTTATTAATCTGATTTATctttacagaaaacaaattttcttcaTTAGTTTTAGTTTAGTTTCCATTTCTTAGACTGCAACTTGCATTGCCCAATTAGAAGTGATTGAAAGTGACAGGTTCACTTCCAAGTGGAAACTTAAGAGCCAGTGTgtccatgtgcagtggctcacacctgtaatctcagcactttgcgatgccgaggcaggcagatcacctgacgtcaggagtttgagaccagcctggccatggtggtgaaaccctgtctctactaaaaacacaaaaatgagccaggcatggtggcgggcacctataatcccagctacttgggaggctgaggcaggaaaatcacttgagcccagaaggcggaggttgcaatgagccaagattgtgcctctgcactccagcctaggtgacagagtgagactctgtctcaaaaaaaaaaaaaaaaaaaagccagtgtgtGGTTTAACCATCTCTTATCTCTCTGCCAAGGTGATTGTGGAAGCACTGTTGACATACAGCCTCTGTCAGCCTGAAGCCCTGAGTGACCATGAGAACAGGGTCATTCTTTTGACCTAAAATAGACATCTAGCAGTGCCAGAAATAACCTTTTGGGAAGTTAATCTATGAGAATTGaggtttgtgttttattttgttttatatatatatatttttaaatcaggaataACTTAGACCAGGGTGAACAAACTACTGCTATCAGGTCAAATCCAGCTCAtagcctgctttttaaaataaatttgtattagaaaacacacacacacacagacacacacaaagatatcttcactaatgttctttttttcttgtttttcaaaaacttttgcataccataaaatttacctgttttaagtgcacaatttagtgtcatatttctattttttattttcggtatacttttcttttttgtaactttGTTAGGCACATGtttatctttataaaagaaaagccTTCCTTCTTTTATGTTCCTCTCTATATACAGATTGAGCACCACCCGACAAATTTTCATTATAGAGTATGTTCATTGTTATATTATAAACCTCCTCATTTCTCTTAAACATGAGCATATAAATAACATAGAGATTATATAAAGACTATGGATATAAACGTTAATCATGCAATTTTCTCAACTAATTATAGTTACATATACAGTAACATTACTTTGGTGATATGTAAACCAAAATGTAAACAACAAAATTTGAAGGCAAACAGAAAACATCATatgcaaaaacttgtacacacTTGTTTTTCATACAGTTTGTTTTCAAATATGATCTTCTATCTTGCCATAGGCTTTTTTATGGctttaaacagacatttatttttcatttatattgtcCTCTGTTATGATTCTTCCAGTCCTGAACTTCCTgcatcagtaatttttaaagatatttttggtttacagaagTTTACCAATTATTACCATAATTTATCATCAATTTATTATCAACTCTCACCATCAtttcaaaagtgaaagaaattTCACCacctaaaaatatgtatgtatgccatattagaagaaaacagactTTTAACTAAATGCAttcctgtctcttaaaattttgttctaccattctaatttttttcattttgttacagACCAGTGTAAACTTTGTCAGAACCCCATTAGGGCCCATGTATCCATTTAACAacaaaattctgtaatttttaaattctcaaactCATAATTTATATGACCACTGCTACCCAATTGGTAATAGTCTTCTGAGGAATGTTTCCATTccgttatttcttgtcttttctaaTCACTCTCTGAATCTAAATTTCTCGTTAGTTTTTTTCCCTATAATTAGATGTTGAAGGTGTTTGCTTACTTGTCttctttattataataaataatgtgtATCCCATCCCTAATGATTAGCACTTtgtcaatttttatatatttatgacagGTGGACTCACTCTTATTCTAAACTCTGATATTAGTGATATCCAATGCCCCATTTGGAGACCATTACATTAAAAATGCACTTATTAGTTCTGGGACTTCCTAGACAATttccttcatctttaaaaatctgGGACCAACACCACAAGCTTTGTCCCATATGAAAGTTCTCTGCCCAAGTAATGAAGCATCTAAAAATGCTAGGAAAGATATTAGGTTTTAATATAACACACcaataattacatttaatataaatgatcTAAATCAGGGGTCCCCACgccccaggccatggactggtataGGTTTGTGgcttgttaggaactgggccacacagcaggaggtgagcggcagtGGGagcgagcattaccacctgagctctgcctcctgtcagatcagctgcggCATTAGATCCTCATAGGAGCTTGAACCTTATTGCGAACtgcgcatgcaagggatctaggttgtgtgctccttatgagaatccaatgcctgatgattcaaagtggaacagtttcatcccgaaaccatcttCCCATCCCTGCCAGTTTATGGAAAAATTGACTGCATTAAACTGGTCCCTGCTGCCAAAAAGGCTAGGGACCACTgatctaaatacaccaattaaaagagaTTGTAAGATTGGATTTTAAAAGACCTGACTATATActgaccacaaaaaaaaaaaaaaaaaacaccctcactttattttttattgcacatATTTGTGGTGTACAACATGACATTTtgatatacattgtgaaatggtcACTCTAGTCAGGCAAATTAACACATTCATCATCTAACATagtttcctctgtgtgtgtgtgtgtgtgtgtgtgtgtgtgtggcaagggcacctaaaatctactttctaaacaaaaattccaaataaaataaaatattatcatagACCTCATGTTGTCCATTAGATCTCCAGACTTTTTGAATCTTACATATCTGAGATGTTTTATCCTTTGACCTACATATCTCCATTTCCTTCCCCTCCAACCACACCCCTGGTAACAACACTTTATTCTCTATCTCCGTGTATtcaactttccttttcttttttttttaagattccatgtataagtgaaatagtgcagtatttttctttctgtgtcagtttattttatttagcataatgtcctccatgttCATTCATGCCttggcaaatggcaggatctccttttCTAAGagtaaataatattccattgtgtatgtatgtcatagtttatccattcatccatcaacagacatttcagttgtttcaaaatcttgactattgtgaataatgcttcaataaATATGAAAGTGCAGATACCTCTATGAAGTTAAGTggtgatttcatttcatttcttttctttcttccttttttttttttttttttaaagacagatgtCACAgtgtcactctgtagcccaggctggaatgcagtggtgccaccatagctcactgtaaacctcaaactcctaggctcaaggaatcctgcTCCagtctcttgagtaactgggactacagacacataccacGCTCAGCCAATGCTTTTTAGGCACAGGGTAtggctgtgtagcccaggctgggctcaaagtcctggtctcaagcaatcctcctgccttgacttcccaaattactgggat
This genomic interval from Theropithecus gelada isolate Dixy chromosome 10, Tgel_1.0, whole genome shotgun sequence contains the following:
- the DEFB127 gene encoding beta-defensin 127, with translation MGLFMIIVILLFQKPTVTEQLKTCWDNYVQGHCRKICRVNALCENGRYCCLNIKELEACKKITNSPHPKPATLALTLPQDYVTITEKFPILKT